One part of the Arabidopsis thaliana chromosome 1 sequence genome encodes these proteins:
- the ALG12 gene encoding homolog of asparagine-linked glycosylation 12 (homolog of asparagine-linked glycosylation 12 (ALG12); FUNCTIONS IN: alpha-1,6-mannosyltransferase activity; INVOLVED IN: ER-associated protein catabolic process, protein amino acid terminal N-glycosylation; LOCATED IN: intrinsic to endoplasmic reticulum membrane; CONTAINS InterPro DOMAIN/s: Alg9-like mannosyltransferase (InterPro:IPR005599); Has 30201 Blast hits to 17322 proteins in 780 species: Archae - 12; Bacteria - 1396; Metazoa - 17338; Fungi - 3422; Plants - 5037; Viruses - 0; Other Eukaryotes - 2996 (source: NCBI BLink).): MHDILYHRHHLDSYDHLEFPGVVPRTFIGAFIVSVFASPVVSIISCLGFPKVYSLVAARLVLGCIILSTLRFFRIQIKKKFGNQVETFFVLFTSLQFHFLFYCTRPLPNILALGLVNLAYGNWLKGNFYPALSFLIFATVIFRCDTMLLLGPIGLELLLTKSISFWKALKYCVGTALLAVGLTIFVDSIMWKKFVWPEFEVFWFNSILNRSSDWGRLHQIGHPANVAGEEWVHIDTFGAMNGISRFCEDDFPWRYSKEEEIVVEELRNRNFTYLVNEHSSVDGYKCLFYEEGFERLELRRGFPPIVLVKKAKVYLHREMKKEDPFHKKWPGC, from the exons ATGCACGACATTCTTTACCATCGCCATCATTTGGACTCT TATGATCATTTGGAGTTCCCCGGTGTTGTCCCTCGAACTTTTATTG GAGCCTTCATAGTCTCTGTTTTTGCATCACCTGTTGTATCAATTATCAGCTGCCTTGGCTTCCCCAAGGTTTATAGCCTTGTTGCAG CTCGTTTGGTGTTGGGCTGCATCATATTGTCCACACTAAGATTTTTCCGGATTCAG ataaaaaaaaagtttggaaatCAAGTGGAAACTTTCTTTGTACTTTTCACCAGTCttcagtttcattttcttttctactgCACTCGTCCTCTTCCTAATATTCTAGCTTTGGGATTAG tcAATCTGGCATATGGTAATTGGTTAAAGGGAAATTTTTATCCAGCTTTGAGTTTCCTG ATTTTTGCCACTGTAATCTTCAGATGCGATACGATGTTACTGCTTGGGCCTATTGGTCTTGAACTTTTATTG ACCAAATCGATCTCCTTCTGGAAAGCACTTAAGTATTGTGTTGGAACCGCTCTGTTGGCCGTAG GTCTTACCATTTTCGTTGACTCTATCATGTGGAAGAAGTTTGTCTGGCCAGAATTTGAAGTTTTCTGGTTTAACTCCATTCTAAACCGGAGTTCTGATTGGGGT CGCTTGCATCAGATTG GCCATCCTGCAAATGTAGCTGGGGAAGAGTGGGTTCACATAGACACTTTTGGTGCGATGAATGGAATATCTCGCTTTTGTGAAGATGATTTTCCGTGGAG ATattccaaagaagaagagatagtAGTGGAGGAGTTGCGAAACCGAAATTTCACGTACCTGGTGAA CGAGCATTCCTCTGTAGATGGATACAAGTGCTTATTTTATGAAGAAGGCTTTGAGAGACTTGAGCTGCGGCGAGGTTTCCCTCCCATTGTCTTG GTAAAAAAAGCCAAAGTATACTTGCACcgggagatgaagaaggaagatcCTTTTCATAAGAAATGGCCTGGATGTTAG
- the ALG12 gene encoding homolog of asparagine-linked glycosylation 12 (homolog of asparagine-linked glycosylation 12 (ALG12); FUNCTIONS IN: alpha-1,6-mannosyltransferase activity; INVOLVED IN: ER-associated protein catabolic process, protein amino acid terminal N-glycosylation; LOCATED IN: endomembrane system, intrinsic to endoplasmic reticulum membrane; CONTAINS InterPro DOMAIN/s: Alg9-like mannosyltransferase (InterPro:IPR005599); BEST Arabidopsis thaliana protein match is: Alg9-like mannosyltransferase family (TAIR:AT5G14850.1); Has 794 Blast hits to 784 proteins in 185 species: Archae - 0; Bacteria - 23; Metazoa - 309; Fungi - 268; Plants - 100; Viruses - 0; Other Eukaryotes - 94 (source: NCBI BLink).) — MPTDSKMAKFLQSYGYDLILGSVAAIYVVMAPYTKVEESFNVQSMHDILYHRHHLDSYDHLEFPGVVPRTFIVSVFASPVVSIISCLGFPKVYSLVAARLVLGCIILSTLRFFRIQIKKKFGNQVETFFVLFTSLQFHFLFYCTRPLPNILALGLVNLAYGNWLKGNFYPALSFLIFATVIFRCDTMLLLGPIGLELLLTKSISFWKALKYCVGTALLAVGLTIFVDSIMWKKFVWPEFEVFWFNSILNRSSDWGTHSIHWYFTSALPRSLLVAYPLSLLGTLVDRRVPFFIVPVLSFVILYSKLPHKELRFIISSVPMFNLSAAVAASRIYNNRKKTIWKLVNMVMLAFFAISAGCTVVTFMASYYNYPSGYALKRLHQIGHPANVAGEEWVHIDTFGAMNGISRFCEDDFPWRYSKEEEIVVEELRNRNFTYLVNEHSSVDGYKCLFYEEGFERLELRRGFPPIVLVKKAKVYLHREMKKEDPFHKKWPGC; from the exons ATGCCGACGGATTCGAAAATGGCCAAGTTTCTTCAATCCTATG GATATGATTTGATTCTGGGATCTGTAGCTGCAATCTATGTGGTCATGGCACCATATACTAAGGTGGAAGAGAGCTTCAACGTTCAG TCAATGCACGACATTCTTTACCATCGCCATCATTTGGACTCT TATGATCATTTGGAGTTCCCCGGTGTTGTCCCTCGAACTTTTATTG TCTCTGTTTTTGCATCACCTGTTGTATCAATTATCAGCTGCCTTGGCTTCCCCAAGGTTTATAGCCTTGTTGCAG CTCGTTTGGTGTTGGGCTGCATCATATTGTCCACACTAAGATTTTTCCGGATTCAG ataaaaaaaaagtttggaaatCAAGTGGAAACTTTCTTTGTACTTTTCACCAGTCttcagtttcattttcttttctactgCACTCGTCCTCTTCCTAATATTCTAGCTTTGGGATTAG tcAATCTGGCATATGGTAATTGGTTAAAGGGAAATTTTTATCCAGCTTTGAGTTTCCTG ATTTTTGCCACTGTAATCTTCAGATGCGATACGATGTTACTGCTTGGGCCTATTGGTCTTGAACTTTTATTG ACCAAATCGATCTCCTTCTGGAAAGCACTTAAGTATTGTGTTGGAACCGCTCTGTTGGCCGTAG GTCTTACCATTTTCGTTGACTCTATCATGTGGAAGAAGTTTGTCTGGCCAGAATTTGAAGTTTTCTGGTTTAACTCCATTCTAAACCGGAGTTCTGATTGGGGT ACACATTCCATACATTGGTACTTCACCTCAGCACTCCCACGGTCTTTACTTGTAGCTTATCCACTTTCATTG CTTGGTACTTTAGTTGACAGAAGGGTTCCATTCTTTATAGTTCCAGTTTTATCGTTCGTTATACTATACTCTAAACTTCCACACAAG GAACTCCGATTTATCATTAGTTCAGTGCCAATGTTCAACTTGTCTGCTGCAGTTGCTGCTAGCAGAAT CTACAATAATAGGAAGAAAACGATTTGGAAACTGGTGAATATGGTTATGCTAGCGTTTTTTGCAATCAG TGCAGGGTGCACGGTTGTAACATTCATGGCATCTTACTACAATTATCCTAGCGGCTATGCTTTAAAGCGCTTGCATCAGATTG GCCATCCTGCAAATGTAGCTGGGGAAGAGTGGGTTCACATAGACACTTTTGGTGCGATGAATGGAATATCTCGCTTTTGTGAAGATGATTTTCCGTGGAG ATattccaaagaagaagagatagtAGTGGAGGAGTTGCGAAACCGAAATTTCACGTACCTGGTGAA CGAGCATTCCTCTGTAGATGGATACAAGTGCTTATTTTATGAAGAAGGCTTTGAGAGACTTGAGCTGCGGCGAGGTTTCCCTCCCATTGTCTTG GTAAAAAAAGCCAAAGTATACTTGCACcgggagatgaagaaggaagatcCTTTTCATAAGAAATGGCCTGGATGTTAG
- the ALG12 gene encoding homolog of asparagine-linked glycosylation 12 (homolog of asparagine-linked glycosylation 12 (ALG12); FUNCTIONS IN: alpha-1,6-mannosyltransferase activity; INVOLVED IN: ER-associated protein catabolic process, protein amino acid terminal N-glycosylation; LOCATED IN: intrinsic to endoplasmic reticulum membrane; CONTAINS InterPro DOMAIN/s: Alg9-like mannosyltransferase (InterPro:IPR005599); BEST Arabidopsis thaliana protein match is: Alg9-like mannosyltransferase family (TAIR:AT1G16900.1); Has 30201 Blast hits to 17322 proteins in 780 species: Archae - 12; Bacteria - 1396; Metazoa - 17338; Fungi - 3422; Plants - 5037; Viruses - 0; Other Eukaryotes - 2996 (source: NCBI BLink).) encodes MHDILYHRHHLDSYDHLEFPGVVPRTFIGAFIVSVFASPVVSIISCLGFPKVYSLVAARLVLGCIILSTLRFFRIQIKKKFGNQVETFFVLFTSLQFHFLFYCTRPLPNILALGLVNLAYGNWLKGNFYPALSFLIFATVIFRCDTMLLLGPIGLELLLTKSISFWKALKYCVGTALLAVGLTIFVDSIMWKKFVWPEFEVFWFNSILNRSSDWGTHSIHWYFTSALPRSLLVAYPLSLLGTLVDRRVPFFIVPVLSFVILYSKLPHKELRFIISSVPMFNLSAAVAASRIYNNRKKTIWKLVNMVMLAFFAISAGCTVVTFMASYYNYPSGYALKRLHQIGHPANVAGEEWVHIDTFGAMNGISRFCEDDFPWRYSKEEEIVVEELRNRNFTYLVNEHSSVDGYKCLFYEEGFERLELRRGFPPIVLVKKAKVYLHREMKKEDPFHKKWPGC; translated from the exons ATGCACGACATTCTTTACCATCGCCATCATTTGGACTCT TATGATCATTTGGAGTTCCCCGGTGTTGTCCCTCGAACTTTTATTG GAGCCTTCATAGTCTCTGTTTTTGCATCACCTGTTGTATCAATTATCAGCTGCCTTGGCTTCCCCAAGGTTTATAGCCTTGTTGCAG CTCGTTTGGTGTTGGGCTGCATCATATTGTCCACACTAAGATTTTTCCGGATTCAG ataaaaaaaaagtttggaaatCAAGTGGAAACTTTCTTTGTACTTTTCACCAGTCttcagtttcattttcttttctactgCACTCGTCCTCTTCCTAATATTCTAGCTTTGGGATTAG tcAATCTGGCATATGGTAATTGGTTAAAGGGAAATTTTTATCCAGCTTTGAGTTTCCTG ATTTTTGCCACTGTAATCTTCAGATGCGATACGATGTTACTGCTTGGGCCTATTGGTCTTGAACTTTTATTG ACCAAATCGATCTCCTTCTGGAAAGCACTTAAGTATTGTGTTGGAACCGCTCTGTTGGCCGTAG GTCTTACCATTTTCGTTGACTCTATCATGTGGAAGAAGTTTGTCTGGCCAGAATTTGAAGTTTTCTGGTTTAACTCCATTCTAAACCGGAGTTCTGATTGGGGT ACACATTCCATACATTGGTACTTCACCTCAGCACTCCCACGGTCTTTACTTGTAGCTTATCCACTTTCATTG CTTGGTACTTTAGTTGACAGAAGGGTTCCATTCTTTATAGTTCCAGTTTTATCGTTCGTTATACTATACTCTAAACTTCCACACAAG GAACTCCGATTTATCATTAGTTCAGTGCCAATGTTCAACTTGTCTGCTGCAGTTGCTGCTAGCAGAAT CTACAATAATAGGAAGAAAACGATTTGGAAACTGGTGAATATGGTTATGCTAGCGTTTTTTGCAATCAG TGCAGGGTGCACGGTTGTAACATTCATGGCATCTTACTACAATTATCCTAGCGGCTATGCTTTAAAGCGCTTGCATCAGATTG GCCATCCTGCAAATGTAGCTGGGGAAGAGTGGGTTCACATAGACACTTTTGGTGCGATGAATGGAATATCTCGCTTTTGTGAAGATGATTTTCCGTGGAG ATattccaaagaagaagagatagtAGTGGAGGAGTTGCGAAACCGAAATTTCACGTACCTGGTGAA CGAGCATTCCTCTGTAGATGGATACAAGTGCTTATTTTATGAAGAAGGCTTTGAGAGACTTGAGCTGCGGCGAGGTTTCCCTCCCATTGTCTTG GTAAAAAAAGCCAAAGTATACTTGCACcgggagatgaagaaggaagatcCTTTTCATAAGAAATGGCCTGGATGTTAG
- a CDS encoding Cox19 family protein (CHCH motif) (Cox19 family protein (CHCH motif); CONTAINS InterPro DOMAIN/s: CHCH (InterPro:IPR010625); Has 56 Blast hits to 56 proteins in 33 species: Archae - 0; Bacteria - 0; Metazoa - 3; Fungi - 34; Plants - 19; Viruses - 0; Other Eukaryotes - 0 (source: NCBI BLink).) gives MSTKGAAAAYPSAARISDSPCYLQYSASLKCLEEFGSDKSKCQDHFDVYKECKKKEREARLERNKTRSLFS, from the exons ATGTCGACGAAAGGCGCGGCGGCGGCGTACCCTAGCGCGGCTCGGATATCTGATTCTCCATGTTATCTTCAGTACTCTGCTTCTCTCAAAT GTCTTGAAGAATTTGGATCAGACAAGAGTAAATGCCAGGATCATTTTGATGTGTACAAGGAatgcaagaagaaagag aGGGAAGCTCGACTGGAACGCAATAAGACACGGTCGTTGTTCTCGTGA
- a CDS encoding Tetratricopeptide repeat (TPR)-like superfamily protein (Tetratricopeptide repeat (TPR)-like superfamily protein; FUNCTIONS IN: binding; LOCATED IN: chloroplast; EXPRESSED IN: 22 plant structures; EXPRESSED DURING: 13 growth stages; CONTAINS InterPro DOMAIN/s: Pentatricopeptide repeat (InterPro:IPR002885), Tetratricopeptide-like helical (InterPro:IPR011990); BEST Arabidopsis thaliana protein match is: Pentatricopeptide repeat (PPR) superfamily protein (TAIR:AT4G02820.1); Has 10811 Blast hits to 5678 proteins in 200 species: Archae - 0; Bacteria - 11; Metazoa - 28; Fungi - 100; Plants - 10424; Viruses - 0; Other Eukaryotes - 248 (source: NCBI BLink).) produces MLLQAAVQNRNVPLASSASYSRLLRCRSPVVSVAALSKKTAAIVCSISQVYGYGTVDYERRPIVQWNAIYKKISLMEKPELGAASVLNQWEKAGRKLTKWELCRVVKELRKYKRANQALEVYDWMNNRGERFRLSASDAAIQLDLIGKVRGIPDAEEFFLQLPENFKDRRVYGSLLNAYVRAKSREKAEALLNTMRDKGYALHPLPFNVMMTLYMNLREYDKVDAMVFEMKQKDIRLDIYSYNIWLSSCGSLGSVEKMELVYQQMKSDVSIYPNWTTFSTMATMYIKMGETEKAEDALRKVEARITGRNRIPYHYLLSLYGSLGNKKELYRVWHVYKSVVPSIPNLGYHALVSSLVRMGDIEGAEKVYEEWLPVKSSYDPRIPNLLMNAYVKNDQLETAEGLFDHMVEMGGKPSSSTWEILAVGHTRKRCISEALTCLRNAFSAEGSSNWRPKVLMLSGFFKLCEEESDVTSKEAVLELLRQSGDLEDKSYLALIDVDENRTVNNSEIDAHETDALLTQLQDDL; encoded by the exons ATGCTTCTTCAGGCGGCGGTGCAGAACCGCAATGTTCCACTGGCTTCTTCCGCCTCCTACTCTCGTCTCCTTCGCTGCAGATCTCCTGTCGTCTCCGTAGCTGCTCTCTCGAAGAAGACGGCAGCAATCGTGTGCTCCATCTCCCAGGTTTATGGCTACGGCACGGTGGACTACGAGAGAAGGCCGATTGTCCAGTGGAATGCCATCTACAAGAAGATTTCGCTGATGGAGAAGCCAGAGCTTGGCGCTGCTTCCGTCTTGAATCAGTGGGAGAAAGCCGGCCGCAAGCTTACCAAGTGGGAGCTCTGTCGGGTCGTCAAGGAGCTTCGCAAGTACAAGCGTGCCAACCAAGCTCTCGAG GTGTACGACTGGATGAACAACAGAGGCGAAAGGTTTCGGTTGTCTGCAAGTGATGCTGCAATCCAGCTCGACTTAATCGGCAAAGTGCGTGGCATTCCAGACGCCGAAGAGTTCTTCCTCCAGCTCCCTGAGAATTTTAAGGACCGGAGAGTTTATGGTTCCCTCCTCAATGCCTATGTGAGGGCCAAGTCGAGAGAAAAGGCTGAAGCCCTGCTCAACACCATGAGGGACAAAGGTTACGCCCTGCACCCGCTTCCCTTCAACGTCATGATGACTCTCTACATGAACCTCAGGGAGTATGACAAAGTCGACGCTATGGTCTTCGAGATGAAGCAGAAAGATATACGTCTCGACATTTACTCCTACAACATCTGGCTCTCCTCTTGCGGCTCCTTAGGATCAGTTGAGAAAATGGAACTAGTGTATCAGCAGATGAAATCGGATGTTTCCATTTATCCCAACTGGACCACGTTTAGCACAATGGCCACAATGTACATAAAGATGGGTGAAACTGAGAAAGCCGAAGATGCACTGAGGAAGGTTGAAGCAAGGATTACTGGTCGTAATCGCATTCCGTATCACTACCTCTTGAGTTTGTATGGCAGCCTTGGTAACAAGAAAGAGCTGTACCGAGTCTGGCACGTCTACAAATCTGTTGTCCCGAGCATTCCCAATTTGGGTTACCATGCCTTGGTCTCGTCGCTGGTGAGGATGGGAGACATTGAAGGGGCCGAGAAGGTATATGAGGAATGGCTTCCAGTCAAGTCTTCTTATGACCCCAGGATACCAAATCTTCTGATGAATGCGTATGTCAAAAACGACCAACTAGAGACAGCTGAGGGGTTGTTCGACCACATGGTTGAAATGGGAGGAAAACCAAGTTCAAGTACGTGGGAGATTCTAGCTGTTGGTCATACCAGAAAGAGGTGTATTTCAGAGGCTTTGACTTGTCTTAGAAATGCTTTTTCGGCTGAAGGGTCCAGCAATTGGAGGCCCAAGGTGTTGATGCTGTCTGGTTTCTTCAAGCTCTGTGAAGAGGAATCGGATGTTACCAGTAAAGAGGCCGTTTTGGAATTGTTAAGGCAGTCGGGGGATCTTGAAGACAAATCTTACCTAGCTCTTATTGATGTGGACGAAAACAGAACAGTAAACAACAGTGAAATCGATGCCCATGAGACCGATGCGCTTCTAACACAGCTACAAGATGATTTGTAA
- a CDS encoding Cox19 family protein (CHCH motif) (Cox19 family protein (CHCH motif); FUNCTIONS IN: molecular_function unknown; INVOLVED IN: biological_process unknown; LOCATED IN: cellular_component unknown; EXPRESSED IN: 24 plant structures; EXPRESSED DURING: 14 growth stages; CONTAINS InterPro DOMAIN/s: MTCP1 (InterPro:IPR009069), CHCH (InterPro:IPR010625); Has 36 Blast hits to 36 proteins in 21 species: Archae - 0; Bacteria - 0; Metazoa - 2; Fungi - 19; Plants - 15; Viruses - 0; Other Eukaryotes - 0 (source: NCBI BLink).): MSTKGAAAAYPSAARISDSPCYLQYSASLKCLEEFGSDKSKCQDHFDVYKECKKKEVVVVNEYLGFWRFQLLCCFTYVLFCFSEGSSTGTQ, encoded by the exons ATGTCGACGAAAGGCGCGGCGGCGGCGTACCCTAGCGCGGCTCGGATATCTGATTCTCCATGTTATCTTCAGTACTCTGCTTCTCTCAAAT GTCTTGAAGAATTTGGATCAGACAAGAGTAAATGCCAGGATCATTTTGATGTGTACAAGGAatgcaagaagaaagaggttgttgttgtgaatGAATATTTAGGCTTTTGGCGTTTCCAACTTCTTTGCTGCTTTACCTAtgtgttattttgtttctcagaGGGAAGCTCGACTGGAACGCAATAA
- the ALG12 gene encoding homolog of asparagine-linked glycosylation 12 (homolog of asparagine-linked glycosylation 12 (ALG12); FUNCTIONS IN: alpha-1,6-mannosyltransferase activity; INVOLVED IN: ER-associated protein catabolic process, protein amino acid terminal N-glycosylation; LOCATED IN: endomembrane system, intrinsic to endoplasmic reticulum membrane; CONTAINS InterPro DOMAIN/s: Alg9-like mannosyltransferase (InterPro:IPR005599); Has 793 Blast hits to 783 proteins in 185 species: Archae - 0; Bacteria - 23; Metazoa - 309; Fungi - 268; Plants - 100; Viruses - 0; Other Eukaryotes - 93 (source: NCBI BLink).) → MPTDSKMAKFLQSYGYDLILGSVAAIYVVMAPYTKVEESFNVQSMHDILYHRHHLDSYDHLEFPGVVPRTFIGAFIVSVFASPVVSIISCLGFPKVYSLVAARLVLGCIILSTLRFFRIQIKKKFGNQVETFFVLFTSLQFHFLFYCTRPLPNILALGLVNLAYGNWLKGNFYPALSFLIFATVIFRCDTMLLLGPIGLELLLTKSISFWKALKYCVGTALLAVGLTIFVDSIMWKKFVWPEFEVFWFNSILNRSSDWGTHSIHWYFTSALPRSLLVAYPLSLLGTLVDRRVPFFIVPVLSFVILYSKLPHKELRFIISSVPMFNLSAAVAASRIYNNRKKTIWKLVNMVMLAFFAISAGCTVVTFMASYYNYPSGYALKRLHQIGHPANVAGEEWVHIDTFGAMNGISRFCEDDFPWRYSKEEEIVVEELRNRNFTYLVNEHSSVDGYKCLFYEEGFERLELRRGFPPIVLVKKAKVYLHREMKKEDPFHKKWPGC, encoded by the exons ATGCCGACGGATTCGAAAATGGCCAAGTTTCTTCAATCCTATG GATATGATTTGATTCTGGGATCTGTAGCTGCAATCTATGTGGTCATGGCACCATATACTAAGGTGGAAGAGAGCTTCAACGTTCAG TCAATGCACGACATTCTTTACCATCGCCATCATTTGGACTCT TATGATCATTTGGAGTTCCCCGGTGTTGTCCCTCGAACTTTTATTG GAGCCTTCATAGTCTCTGTTTTTGCATCACCTGTTGTATCAATTATCAGCTGCCTTGGCTTCCCCAAGGTTTATAGCCTTGTTGCAG CTCGTTTGGTGTTGGGCTGCATCATATTGTCCACACTAAGATTTTTCCGGATTCAG ataaaaaaaaagtttggaaatCAAGTGGAAACTTTCTTTGTACTTTTCACCAGTCttcagtttcattttcttttctactgCACTCGTCCTCTTCCTAATATTCTAGCTTTGGGATTAG tcAATCTGGCATATGGTAATTGGTTAAAGGGAAATTTTTATCCAGCTTTGAGTTTCCTG ATTTTTGCCACTGTAATCTTCAGATGCGATACGATGTTACTGCTTGGGCCTATTGGTCTTGAACTTTTATTG ACCAAATCGATCTCCTTCTGGAAAGCACTTAAGTATTGTGTTGGAACCGCTCTGTTGGCCGTAG GTCTTACCATTTTCGTTGACTCTATCATGTGGAAGAAGTTTGTCTGGCCAGAATTTGAAGTTTTCTGGTTTAACTCCATTCTAAACCGGAGTTCTGATTGGGGT ACACATTCCATACATTGGTACTTCACCTCAGCACTCCCACGGTCTTTACTTGTAGCTTATCCACTTTCATTG CTTGGTACTTTAGTTGACAGAAGGGTTCCATTCTTTATAGTTCCAGTTTTATCGTTCGTTATACTATACTCTAAACTTCCACACAAG GAACTCCGATTTATCATTAGTTCAGTGCCAATGTTCAACTTGTCTGCTGCAGTTGCTGCTAGCAGAAT CTACAATAATAGGAAGAAAACGATTTGGAAACTGGTGAATATGGTTATGCTAGCGTTTTTTGCAATCAG TGCAGGGTGCACGGTTGTAACATTCATGGCATCTTACTACAATTATCCTAGCGGCTATGCTTTAAAGCGCTTGCATCAGATTG GCCATCCTGCAAATGTAGCTGGGGAAGAGTGGGTTCACATAGACACTTTTGGTGCGATGAATGGAATATCTCGCTTTTGTGAAGATGATTTTCCGTGGAG ATattccaaagaagaagagatagtAGTGGAGGAGTTGCGAAACCGAAATTTCACGTACCTGGTGAA CGAGCATTCCTCTGTAGATGGATACAAGTGCTTATTTTATGAAGAAGGCTTTGAGAGACTTGAGCTGCGGCGAGGTTTCCCTCCCATTGTCTTG GTAAAAAAAGCCAAAGTATACTTGCACcgggagatgaagaaggaagatcCTTTTCATAAGAAATGGCCTGGATGTTAG